The Phaseolus vulgaris cultivar G19833 chromosome 10, P. vulgaris v2.0, whole genome shotgun sequence DNA window TTGTTGTTGTTTCGTGGCGCTAAGTTCTCCGAGGTTTGCGCAAGTGACTGAAGGTTGCACCTTACGATTGTGTCCACGAACACGCGCGTGTCTTCGGGCGTGTTCCCGGGTGGCACATCCACCACGAAGGACTCCACAACCACCGTGCCGGAACCGGCAGCGGCGGGGTGGAGAGTGGTGACGGAGCGGTAGTTGGCGAGGCGGTGGTCCCCGCCGACGACGCTGAAGCTGATGACGTGGCGCTCGTCGTCGAGGATCTCGAGGCGCTCGGTGCTCCGCGCTGCGGGGAGGCCGGAGATGATGTGGACTTCCCGGAGCGTCCCGACGTCGCCGTCGCCTCCAATGACGTGACAGCTCTTCACGAAGTGCTTGTAGGCCTGAGGGTTGTCAAAGCGCCGCACGACGGACCACACGGTGGGCACCGAGGCGGCGATCTCCTGCACCACTGCCGAGCAGCACTGGTTTTCAGCCACCGCGTGACTGTGGTAACGCGCCACGGCGTCAGGCACCGCCTCAAAGGGCTTCACGAGGAGAGCATCATGACAGTTTGCGGCGGCGGAGTCGGTGCGGTTGATCAGGTGGAGGAGAAGGGAAGACATGGGTGGGTTTGGTGGCGTTAAAAAAACAAGGTTGAAGATGATTGTGTGGTTTATAAGCTAGAATTAATGACTAAGCTCTTAATTAGAAGTATCTCTAAGTTGAAAGTTAATGACTAATCTCGGAATCATAAATATTATAGCATTCAAAGTTTAAGATTAATACCTGAAATAGAAGTATTTTTGGATCAGAAATTTAAGACTGATCTCTGAAGTAGAAGAAGATAGAGGTTGTTGGTGAATAATGAAATGAATTAGAAGGATTTTGAAAGGATTTAGGGTTTTCTTGTTCCTTTAATTTTACCAAGAGAAAGAAAGCTAATGAGTGAGGTTGGAGGGGTGGTTTGGTTTTGCAGTTAGGTTATGtagattatatatatagttgTAGAAGCTTGAAACTTGAAGCTTGAAGATAGTGTATGGTGGTAGGGTTGGGTTTTGAAAAGATGAAAGGTTAAAATGAAGTTCATGTGGGGGACGTTTTAAAATAGGGGACAAGTTGGTCGAGTTCAATTGACCAAAATGGGGTTGTAGCATTTCATTTCATGTGAAACTACGAGTTTGTTGTACGTTGTCTCGTGAACCTCTCTTTTGTTTATAGAACAAAGCCGAAGGAACCTATTTCATTACCCGTTTAGCCCCtttctttcattttcaaaatttagtgCATGAAATTGATAGAGAAAGCCAACTT harbors:
- the LOC137818820 gene encoding abscisic acid receptor PYL4-like translates to MSSLLLHLINRTDSAAANCHDALLVKPFEAVPDAVARYHSHAVAENQCCSAVVQEIAASVPTVWSVVRRFDNPQAYKHFVKSCHVIGGDGDVGTLREVHIISGLPAARSTERLEILDDERHVISFSVVGGDHRLANYRSVTTLHPAAAGSGTVVVESFVVDVPPGNTPEDTRVFVDTIVRCNLQSLAQTSENLAPRNNNNDYKFCS